The following proteins are encoded in a genomic region of Pseudorca crassidens isolate mPseCra1 chromosome 1, mPseCra1.hap1, whole genome shotgun sequence:
- the ARPIN gene encoding arpin, with protein sequence MSRIYHDSALRNKAVQSARLPGAWDPAAHQGGNGVLLEGELVDVSRHSILDDHGRKERYYVLYIRPSHIHCRKFDPKGNEIEPNFSATRKVNTGFLMSSYKVEAKGNTDRLTPEALKGLVNKPELLALTESLTPDQTVAFWMPESEMEAVELELGAGVRLKTRGDGPFLDSLAKLEAGTVTKCNFAGDGKMGASWTDNIMAQKSSERAAVETREQGDGAEDEEWDD encoded by the exons ATGAGCCGCATCTATCACGACAGCGCCCTCCGGAACAAGGCGGTTCAGAGCGCGCGGCTGCCCGGGGCCTGGGACCCCGCCGCCCACCAGGG GGGGAATGGCGTCCTGCTGGAAGGAGAACTGGTCGATGTATCTCGGCACAGCATCTTGGATGACCATGGCAGGAAG GAGCGCTACTACGTGCTGTATATCCGGCCTAGTCACATCCATTGCCGTAAGTTCGACCCCAAGGGAAATGAAATCGAGCCCAACTTCAGCGCCACCAGGAAGGTGAACACAGGCTTCCTCATGTCATCCTATA AGGTGGAAGCCAAGGGGAACACCGACAGACTCACGCCTGAGGCACTGAAGGGGCTGGTGAACAAGCCAGAGCTGCTTGCACTGACGGAGAGCCTCACCCCCGACCAGACAGTGGCATTCTGGATGCCTGAGTCGGAGATGGAGGCCGTGGAGCtcgagctgggggctggggtacGGCTGAAGACTCGAGGCGACGGCCCCTTCCTGG ATTCATTAGCCAAACTCGAGGCTGGAACAGTGACCAAGTGTAATTTCGCTGGTGATGGGAAGATGGGGGCATCCTGGACAGACAACATCATGGCCCAAAAGTCTTCAGAGAGGGCTGCAGTGGAGACCCGAGAGCAGGGGGACGGCGCTGAGGACGAGGAGTGG GACGACTGA